The Salegentibacter mishustinae genome includes a window with the following:
- a CDS encoding heavy-metal-associated domain-containing protein, whose product MKNLLVITVLVLSLTSFQVKAQQCCPTSKSQTIMEASINQQTTNTVKFKIDGITCAGCSNAIYNALKEVEGVVEHSVEYPGDIAIIKFENSKTNIETLKKIIEKKGYKVEKVIETTQNES is encoded by the coding sequence ATGAAAAATCTATTAGTAATAACAGTTCTAGTTTTATCATTAACCTCATTCCAGGTTAAAGCGCAACAATGTTGCCCTACATCAAAAAGCCAAACAATAATGGAAGCAAGTATCAACCAGCAAACAACAAACACAGTTAAGTTTAAAATTGACGGAATTACCTGCGCGGGTTGTTCTAATGCTATTTACAATGCGCTTAAAGAAGTAGAAGGTGTTGTGGAACATTCGGTTGAATATCCCGGGGATATTGCCATTATTAAATTCGAAAACTCTAAAACAAATATCGAGACCTTAAAAAAGATTATAGAAAAGAAAGGCTATAAAGTTGAAAAGGTAATAGAGACTACCCAAAACGAGTCATAA
- the merA gene encoding mercury(II) reductase: MQKEITLPIQGMTCTGCATGIEKKVKQLEGVIALDVSYPKGEGKFIFDSSTTSQQDIIDNIEMSGQYKASNGQQVSDKNNFDLIIVGGGSAAFSAAIKAESLGLKTLMVNAGLNFGGTCVNVGCVPSKNLIRAAETAYHATHSNFQGIRPKGVDIDFSQVIKDKKDLVAALQQQKYMDVVKDFKNLAMLTGWAEFVDKGTIIVDGKDTYTATNILIATGATTYIPNIEGLNEVGYLTNVSLFDLEEKPQSLTIMGAGYIGLEIAMAYNRLGVKVRIIEFTDRPLRSQTKDITDVLEAQMKKEGIEILPNFRAFKFEKQGADTIIHCNCPDGTTTQIIEKGKIVVATGTKPNTSKLGLDKIKMNLSAVGHVLVNEKMETNISNIFAAGDVTQTPPFVYTAATEGSTAVSNAFSLSKTGIDYSSLPWVVFTDPQVAGAGMDEIVAEEAGLPFEVSKLDLSHVPRALAAQDTRGFIKLIRNTETDKLIGARVIAPEGGELIQQLSMAIKFGITVKDLAESFYPYLTLGEGIKLAAITFGKDVSKLSCCAS; this comes from the coding sequence ATGCAGAAAGAGATCACTTTGCCCATTCAGGGTATGACCTGTACCGGTTGTGCTACAGGCATCGAAAAAAAAGTAAAGCAATTAGAAGGAGTTATAGCATTAGATGTATCTTATCCTAAAGGCGAAGGAAAATTCATCTTTGATTCCAGCACCACATCTCAGCAAGATATTATTGATAACATAGAAATGTCTGGCCAATATAAAGCTAGTAACGGCCAACAGGTTTCAGATAAAAATAATTTTGACCTTATCATTGTTGGTGGAGGGTCAGCCGCATTTTCAGCAGCCATAAAAGCTGAAAGTTTAGGTCTTAAAACCCTTATGGTAAACGCGGGCTTGAATTTTGGCGGCACTTGTGTTAATGTAGGCTGTGTTCCTTCAAAAAACTTAATAAGAGCTGCCGAAACGGCATATCACGCAACCCATTCTAATTTTCAAGGGATCAGGCCTAAAGGTGTAGATATAGATTTTAGCCAGGTTATTAAAGATAAAAAAGACCTGGTAGCGGCCCTGCAGCAACAGAAATATATGGATGTGGTAAAAGATTTTAAGAACCTGGCCATGTTAACAGGATGGGCTGAGTTTGTGGATAAAGGTACCATTATTGTTGATGGGAAAGATACTTACACAGCCACAAACATTCTTATTGCGACCGGAGCTACCACCTACATCCCTAATATTGAAGGATTAAATGAGGTTGGCTATCTAACCAATGTATCCTTATTCGATTTAGAAGAAAAACCGCAAAGCCTGACCATTATGGGTGCGGGCTATATCGGGTTAGAAATTGCCATGGCATACAATAGATTGGGCGTAAAAGTGCGTATCATAGAATTCACCGACAGGCCTTTAAGAAGCCAGACCAAGGACATAACAGATGTGCTCGAAGCACAAATGAAGAAGGAAGGAATAGAAATCCTGCCTAATTTTCGAGCCTTTAAATTTGAAAAACAGGGAGCGGATACTATTATTCATTGTAACTGTCCCGACGGTACTACCACACAAATTATTGAAAAAGGCAAAATAGTGGTTGCCACAGGAACAAAACCTAATACTTCTAAACTAGGACTGGATAAGATCAAAATGAACCTTTCAGCGGTGGGACATGTTTTGGTGAACGAAAAGATGGAAACCAATATATCCAATATTTTTGCTGCCGGGGATGTTACCCAGACCCCTCCTTTTGTTTATACTGCAGCCACTGAAGGAAGTACTGCTGTAAGCAATGCGTTCTCACTTTCAAAAACCGGTATCGATTATTCTTCATTGCCTTGGGTAGTATTTACGGACCCTCAAGTTGCTGGGGCAGGTATGGACGAAATAGTAGCCGAAGAAGCCGGCCTTCCCTTCGAAGTGTCTAAATTAGACCTTAGCCATGTTCCCAGGGCTTTGGCCGCACAGGATACCAGAGGGTTTATTAAACTCATACGTAATACTGAAACCGATAAATTAATTGGCGCCAGAGTAATCGCACCCGAAGGAGGTGAATTGATACAACAATTAAGTATGGCCATAAAGTTTGGTATAACCGTAAAAGATTTGGCAGAAAGCTTTTATCCTTATTTAACCTTAGGAGAAGGGATAAAACTGGCAGCTATTACTTTTGGAAAGGATGTTTCTAAATTAAGCTGTTGTGCCAGCTAA
- a CDS encoding DUF2652 domain-containing protein produces MPANSMGVSRCIQLKKGIMPGLLLIPDITGFTKYINEADLQYSQITIALLLEAILKNNKLGLQVSEIEGDAILFYSFKKDYTVDEIIEQCFLMHRAFHHQLKQIIETDCSCGACTLLGELSLKFILHYGELGSVMINDFCKLYGKEVIIAHRLLKNDLALKEYILATEDFFTQYGTNYIRNLQFEKTSQVIDEVGIINYRFLKFY; encoded by the coding sequence GTGCCAGCTAATAGTATGGGAGTTTCACGATGTATTCAATTGAAGAAAGGGATCATGCCGGGATTATTGCTAATCCCGGATATTACTGGCTTTACTAAATATATTAACGAGGCAGATCTACAATACAGTCAGATTACTATCGCACTCTTGCTGGAGGCAATACTTAAAAACAACAAATTAGGGCTTCAGGTTTCAGAAATAGAAGGTGATGCCATACTGTTTTATAGTTTCAAAAAAGATTATACTGTAGATGAAATTATAGAACAATGTTTTTTAATGCATCGAGCGTTTCACCATCAATTAAAGCAAATAATTGAAACAGATTGTTCGTGTGGGGCATGTACGCTTTTAGGAGAGCTTAGTTTAAAGTTCATTCTCCATTATGGAGAATTGGGATCTGTTATGATCAATGATTTTTGCAAACTCTATGGTAAGGAAGTAATTATAGCCCATAGATTATTGAAAAATGATTTGGCACTCAAAGAGTATATCCTTGCTACGGAAGATTTCTTTACCCAGTACGGAACTAATTATATAAGAAATTTACAATTTGAAAAAACATCTCAGGTTATTGATGAAGTCGGGATTATAAATTATCGATTTCTAAAATTTTATTAA
- the merB gene encoding organomercurial lyase: MKKQEIIFDGHQFVNGFEKMLKEMNLPNSDKVYWELLKGRPLPRGRFSEVMDVPIDKAHQIIQQYGEVNKEGEIVGYLGLSLNKTVHQLNFDNKTLYAWCAMDSILLPRYLMHRWEIISIDPITDIPVKLSISDNLLEWTRPVPLFISWVEKADSCDIKSSFCRHSFFFGSEDAANKWLEKNPLGKISKVEDFFSNSSGFKCC, encoded by the coding sequence ATGAAGAAACAGGAAATAATATTTGACGGTCATCAATTTGTGAATGGTTTTGAAAAGATGCTCAAGGAAATGAACCTTCCCAATAGTGATAAAGTGTATTGGGAATTACTTAAGGGAAGACCCCTGCCTCGAGGTCGCTTTTCTGAAGTGATGGATGTCCCTATAGATAAAGCACATCAAATAATACAGCAATACGGAGAGGTCAATAAAGAAGGTGAAATTGTGGGTTATTTAGGACTTTCTTTAAATAAAACTGTACATCAACTAAACTTTGACAATAAAACTTTGTATGCCTGGTGTGCAATGGATAGTATTTTATTACCCCGGTATCTAATGCATAGATGGGAAATAATATCAATAGATCCTATAACCGACATTCCTGTAAAATTGTCTATTTCAGATAATCTTCTAGAATGGACCAGGCCTGTTCCCCTCTTTATTTCATGGGTCGAAAAGGCCGATAGTTGTGATATCAAATCAAGTTTCTGCCGGCACTCCTTCTTTTTTGGTTCAGAGGATGCCGCAAACAAATGGTTAGAAAAAAATCCATTAGGAAAAATTTCAAAAGTAGAAGATTTTTTTTCCAATTCTAGCGGGTTTAAATGTTGTTAA